A genomic window from Syngnathus typhle isolate RoL2023-S1 ecotype Sweden linkage group LG18, RoL_Styp_1.0, whole genome shotgun sequence includes:
- the psmc5 gene encoding 26S proteasome regulatory subunit 8, translated as MEGDGTDNMEMGESKGGTGLRQYYLSKIEELQLTVNEKSQNLRRLQAQRNELNAKVRLLREELQLLQEQGSYVGEVVRVMDKKKVLVKVHPEGKFVVDVDKNIDINDVTPNCRVALRNDSYTLHKILPNKVDPLVSLMMVEKVPDSTYEMIGGLDKQIKEIKEVIELPVKHPELFEALGIAQPKGVLLYGPPGTGKTLLARAVAHHTDCTFIRVSGSELVQKFIGEGARMVRELFVMAREHAPSIIFMDEIDSIGSSRLEGGSGGDSEVQRTMLELLNQLDGFEATKNIKVIMATNRIDILDSALLRPGRIDRKIEFPPPNEEARLDILKIHSRKMNLTRGINLRKIAELMPGASGAEVKGVCTEAGMYALRERRVHVTQEDFEMAVAKVMQKDSEKNMSIKKLWK; from the exons ATGGAGGGGGACGGCACCGACAAT ATGGAGATGGGCGAGAGTAAAGGTGGAACAGGTCTTCGGCAGTACTACTTATCAAAAATAGAAGAATTACAG TTGACTGTGAACGAGAAGAGCCAGAATCTCAGACGACTTCAAGCACAGAGAAATGAGCTCAACGCTAAAG TGCGTCTCCTCCGTGAGGAGCTGCAGTTGCTTCAAGAGCAAGGCTCCTATGTCGGAGAAGTGGTCAGGgtcatggacaaaaagaaagTGCTGGTCAAG GTGCATCCAGAGGGGAAATTTGTGGTTGACGTGGATAAAAACATTGACATCAATGAT GTCACCCCCAACTGCCGCGTGGCTCTCCGCAATGACAGTTACACGCTGCACAAGATCCTCCCCAACAAGGTGGATCCTCTGGTCTCCCTCATGATGGTGGAGAAGGTTCCCGACTCCACCTATGAGATGATTGGCGGACTGGACAAGCAGATTAAGGAAATCAAAGAAGTCATTGAACTTCCCGTCAAACACCCGGAGCTTTTTGAAGCTTTGGGCATCGCGCAGCCCAAG GGTGTGCTGCTCTACGGACCTCCGGGGACAGGAAAGACCCTGCTGGCCAGAGCTGTAGCCCACCACACCGACTGCACCTTCATCAGGGTGTCGGGGTCTGAGCTGGTGCAAAAGTTCATTGGAGAGG GTGCTCGGATGGTGCGCGAGCTTTTTGTCATGGCTCGAGAGCATGCGCCCTCCATCATCTTCATGGATGAAATCGATTCCATTGGCTCGTCTCGCCTGGAGGGCGGCTCGGGCGGGGACAGCGAAGTGCAGAGGACCATGTTGGAGTTGCTCAACCAGCTGGATGGCTTTGAGGCCACCAAGAACATCAAG GTCATCATGGCCACCAACCGTATCGACATCCTGGACTCGGCTCTCCTCAGGCCAGGAAGAATTGACAGGAAGATTGAGTTCCCCCCTCCCAACGAAGAG GCTCGCCTCGACATCCTCAAGATCCACTCGCGGAAGATGAACCTGACGCGAGGCATCAACCTGAGGAAGATCGCCGAGCTCATGCCTGGAGCATCGGGCGCCGAGGTTAAG GGCGTGTGCACGGAGGCGGGCATGTACGCCCTGCGAGAGAGGAGAGTACACGTCACCCAGGAGGACTTTGAGATGGCCGTGGCAAAG GTGATGCAGAAAGACAGCGAGAAGAACATGTCCATCAAGAAGCTGTGGAAGTAA
- the LOC133143083 gene encoding SWI/SNF-related matrix-associated actin-dependent regulator of chromatin subfamily D member 2-like → MPDVCKRSIRHTSYCLKKTQRQCKLVEKASNIHISSVFEPEQLVINKNAELNTTGVVSFYLFCCCLHYALSDHVKVKRTFKLRTDKVGATFSLVFPVTGNHGMSTRGSFTGPTMSPGLNPMNIGLSAGLRMPGMPPTAAAYPRSLSGAAQYTQRPGIPLGRIGGSMGVQFPGPSYGSSMPMRPNMGPPAGMDATRKRLFHHHLQQQQEALGGHRRGAKRRKMADKVLPQRIRDLVPESQAYMDLLAFERKLDQTIARKRMEIQEAIKKPITQKRKLRIYISNTYTPCKPEGEEAEKVSSWELRVEGKLLEEPGKQKRKFSSFFKSLVIELDKELYGPDNHLVEWHRMPTTQETDGFQVKRPGDVNVKCTLLLMLDHQPPQYKLDLRLARLLGVHTQTRASIMQALWLYIKNNKLQDSHEKEYINCNHYFRKIFGCTRMRFSEIPMKLAGLLQHPDPIVINHMISVDPNDQKKTACYDIDVEVDDPLKSQMSSFLSSTTNQQEMAALETKIHETIEYINQLKTERDFMLSFSNNPQDFIQDWLKSQCRDLKVMTEVTGNPEEERRTEFYQAPWMPEAVGRYVYTKVQQRRQELEQVLGIRLT, encoded by the exons ATGCCCGATGTTTGTAAACGCAGCATTCGACATACGAGCTATtgcctaaaaaaaacacaacgccAATGTAAGCTGGTTGAAAAGGCGTCCAACATTCACATCAGTTCAGTATTCGAACCAGAACAACTAGTTATAAacaaaaacgcggaacttaacaCGACAGGAGtcgtttctttttatttgttttgttgttgtttacattACGCGCTGTCAGATCACGTCAAGGTAAAGCGAACTTTTAAACTTAGAACAGACAAGGTTGGAGCGACCTTTTCTCTCGTTTTCCCCGTCACTGGAAATCACGGAATGTCGACGAGGGGAAGCTTCACGGGTCCGACCATGAGCCCCGGTCTGAACCCGATGAATATTGGACTCTCAGCGGGCTTGAGGATGCCCGGGATGCCGCCTACTGCAGCGGCATACCCCCGCTCCTTAAGCGGCGCAGCGCAGTACACCCAG CGTCCAGGGATACCCCTTGGTAGAATTGGGGGCTCAATGGGAGTTCAGTTTCCCGGTCCTTCATACGGCAGCAGCATGCCCATGCGGCCTAACATGGGGCCTCCAGCAGGCATGGACGCCACGCGGAAGCGCTTATTTCATCACCACCTTCAGCAACAGCAAGAGGCGCTGGGAGGCCACCGGCGAGG GGCAAAAAGACGCAAGATGGCCGACAAGGTTCTCCCACAGAGA ATCCGCGACCTAGTGCCAGAGTCTCAGGCCTATATGGACCTCTTGGCTTTTGAGAGGAAACTGGATCAGACCATTGCGCGTAAGCGCATGGAAATACAGGAGGCTATAAAGAAGCCCATTACG CAAAAACGCAAGCTCAGGATCTACATTTCCAACACGTACACCCCGTGCAAGCCCGAGGGCGAGGAGGCAGAGAAGGTGTCCTCCTGGGAACTGCGAGTGGAGGGAAAACTTCTGGAAGAA CCTGGCAAGCAGAAGAGGAAGTTCTCATCTTTCTTCAAGAGCCTGGTGATCGAGCTCGATAAGGAGCTCTACGGACCTGACAACCACTTGGTGGAG TGGCACCGAATGCCTACCACTCAGGAGACGGACGGTTTCCAGGTAAAAAGACCCGGTGACGTCAACGTCAAATGCACGCTCCTGCTCATGCTCGACCACCAG CCTCCTCAGTACAAACTGGATCTGCGGCTGGCTCGGCTGCTGGGCGTGCACACGCAAACGCGGGCCAGCATCATGCAGGCACTTTGGCTCTACATCAAGAACAACAAACTGCAAGACAGTCACGAGAAGGAGTATATCAACTGCAACCACTATTTCAGAAAG ATTTTTGGCTGCACTCGCATGAGGTTTTCTGAGATTCCAATGAAACTGGCCGGGCTACTCCAGCACCCTGACCCCATTGTGATCAATCACATGATTAG CGTGGACCCCAATGACCAGAAAAAGACGGCGTGCTACGACATCGACGTGGAGGTGGACGACCCGCTGAAGAGCCAAATGAGCAGCTTCCTGTCGTCCACCACCAACCAGCAGGAAATGGCCGCGCTGGAGACCAAG ATACACGAGACCATCGAGTACATCAACCAGCTGAAGACCGAGAGAGATTTCATGTTGAGCTTCAGCAATAATCCTCAGGACTTCATCCAGGACTGGCTCAAATCTCAGTGCCGAGACCTTAAA GTAATGACAGAAGTGACAGGAAATCCAGAAGAAGAGAGGAGGACTGAATTCTACCAGGCGCCATGGATGCCCGAAGCAGTTGGCAGATACGTGTACACCAAA GTGCAGCAGCGAAGACAGGAACTGGAGCAGGTTCTTGGGATCAGACTCACCTAA
- the atxn7l3b gene encoding ataxin-7-like protein 3 → MKMEEVSMSSLDNSKLEGLAQDILSDLVEDACLGLCFEVHRAVKQGYFFLEDTDQESMRDFEIVDQPGLDVFGQVYNQWKNKECVCPNCNRSIAASRFAPHLEKCLGMGRNSSRIANRRIVTGNNTNNKSESDQEDNDDVNDNDWSYGAEKKAKKRKAEKNPNSPRRSKSFKHKSSMMGPRRRLDNQESPRMLMKEETFPQ, encoded by the exons ATGAAAATGGAGGAGGTTTCAATGTCCAGCCTGGACAACAGCAAGCTGGAG GGCCTAGCGCAGGATATCCTGTCTGACCTGGTGGAGGACGCTTGCCTGGGCCTTTGCTTCGAGGTGCACCGGGCTGTCAAGCAGGGGTATTTCTTCCTGGAAGACACGGACCAAGAAAGCATGCGGGACTTTG AAATCGTGGACCAGCCGGGCTTGGATGTCTTCGGCCAGGTGTACAACCAGTGGAAAAACAAAGAGTGCGTTTGTCCCAACTGCAACCGAAGCATCGCCGCGTCGCGCTTCGCCCCGCACCTGGAGAAGTGCCTCGGCATGGGACGCAACAGCAGCCGCATAGCCAACCGCAG AATAGTCACAGGTAACAACACCAACAACAAGTCCGAGAGCGACCAAGAGGACAACGACGACGTCAACGATAACGACTGGTCTTACGGGGCGGAAAAGAAAG ccaagaaaagaaaagctgagAAG AATCCAAATTCACCAAGACGATCCAAATCCTTCAAGCATAAGAGCA GCATGATGGGTCCTCGACGTCGCCTGGACAACCAGGAAAGCCCACGCATGTTGATGAAAGAGGAGACCTTCCCTCAATAA
- the LOC133143087 gene encoding upstream-binding factor 1-like protein 1 isoform X1: MYFSLGNKVWSSENLSKLVSAMKKNILDSDRMKTFSQGVKSLDWGKVAFPPFSPEDCRDKWRVVAHNMRKFRTLAELLDEAADELSNTPRLVHSKRPKKPGHPSIIFYHENMYKYHEQHPRLTRKMLFKLITDKYKTLTKEEKSPYVAKYQRAFAQYKRKLRDEERKRKGQSLEESTGDPQPPKPPISGYQLFCKEQLRSMEDVTKKSYMVECAKRWRELTDDKKSSFSTRCETMKRDYAQKMTHYRLSRQGPDRHNADTRPSDSEDEDIEDSSSDEEEQYLDYNEEFDDEDVGDICFNVF, translated from the exons atgtatttCTCTTTAGGCAACAAAGTGTGGTCCAGTGAAAATCTGTCGAAGCTTGTGAGTGCGATGAAGAAGAACATCTTAGACTCTGACCGAATGAAAACGTTTTCCCAAGGCGTCAAGTCGCTGGACTGGGGAAAAGTGGCATTCCCTCCCTTTTCACCTGAAGATTGCCGAGATAAATGGAGAGTTGTAGCGCACAAT ATGCGCAAGTTTCGAACACTCGCAGAGCTTCTTGATGAAGCTGCAGATGAACTTTCAAATACACCCAGACTG GTTCATTCAAAGCGCCCAAAGAAACCTGGTCATCCAAGCATCATTTTTTACCATGAGAACATGTACAAATATCATGAGCAGCACCCAAGGTTGACTCGCAAAATGCTCTTCAAATTAATCACAGACAAATACAAAACCctgacaaaagaagaaaaa TCCCCATATGTGGCAAAGTACCAGCGTGCGTTTGCACAATACAAGAGGAAGTTAAG GGATGAGGAGAGGAAGCGAAAA GGACAAAGTTTGGAGGAATCCACAGGGGACCCCCAGCCTCCAAAGCCCCCCAT AAGCGGTTATCAATTATTCTGCAAGGAGCAGCTGCGGTCCATGGAGGACGTTACCAAAAAGTCCTACATGGTTGAGTGCGCCAAACGCTGGCGTGAGTTGACAGACGACAAGAAGAGCAGCTTCAGCACGCGCTGCGAAACG ATGAAGAGAGATTACGCGCAGAAGATGACGCACTATCGTTTG AGTCGTCAAGGCCCTGACAGACACAACGCGGATACAAGACCCTCA GATTCTGAAGATGAAGACATTGAGGATAGCAGCAGCGATGAAGAGGAACAGTATTTGGATTACAATGAG GAGTTTGATGATGAGGACGTCGGTGACATTTGCTTTAATGTGTTTTag
- the LOC133143087 gene encoding upstream-binding factor 1-like protein 1 isoform X2 encodes MDTGNKVWSSENLSKLVSAMKKNILDSDRMKTFSQGVKSLDWGKVAFPPFSPEDCRDKWRVVAHNMRKFRTLAELLDEAADELSNTPRLVHSKRPKKPGHPSIIFYHENMYKYHEQHPRLTRKMLFKLITDKYKTLTKEEKSPYVAKYQRAFAQYKRKLRDEERKRKGQSLEESTGDPQPPKPPISGYQLFCKEQLRSMEDVTKKSYMVECAKRWRELTDDKKSSFSTRCETMKRDYAQKMTHYRLSRQGPDRHNADTRPSDSEDEDIEDSSSDEEEQYLDYNEEFDDEDVGDICFNVF; translated from the exons ATGGACACAG GCAACAAAGTGTGGTCCAGTGAAAATCTGTCGAAGCTTGTGAGTGCGATGAAGAAGAACATCTTAGACTCTGACCGAATGAAAACGTTTTCCCAAGGCGTCAAGTCGCTGGACTGGGGAAAAGTGGCATTCCCTCCCTTTTCACCTGAAGATTGCCGAGATAAATGGAGAGTTGTAGCGCACAAT ATGCGCAAGTTTCGAACACTCGCAGAGCTTCTTGATGAAGCTGCAGATGAACTTTCAAATACACCCAGACTG GTTCATTCAAAGCGCCCAAAGAAACCTGGTCATCCAAGCATCATTTTTTACCATGAGAACATGTACAAATATCATGAGCAGCACCCAAGGTTGACTCGCAAAATGCTCTTCAAATTAATCACAGACAAATACAAAACCctgacaaaagaagaaaaa TCCCCATATGTGGCAAAGTACCAGCGTGCGTTTGCACAATACAAGAGGAAGTTAAG GGATGAGGAGAGGAAGCGAAAA GGACAAAGTTTGGAGGAATCCACAGGGGACCCCCAGCCTCCAAAGCCCCCCAT AAGCGGTTATCAATTATTCTGCAAGGAGCAGCTGCGGTCCATGGAGGACGTTACCAAAAAGTCCTACATGGTTGAGTGCGCCAAACGCTGGCGTGAGTTGACAGACGACAAGAAGAGCAGCTTCAGCACGCGCTGCGAAACG ATGAAGAGAGATTACGCGCAGAAGATGACGCACTATCGTTTG AGTCGTCAAGGCCCTGACAGACACAACGCGGATACAAGACCCTCA GATTCTGAAGATGAAGACATTGAGGATAGCAGCAGCGATGAAGAGGAACAGTATTTGGATTACAATGAG GAGTTTGATGATGAGGACGTCGGTGACATTTGCTTTAATGTGTTTTag
- the slc4a1b gene encoding solute carrier family 4 member 1b (Diego blood group): MMDHKEQSYWQETGRWAANEESFDPQSGVWASSPVSYLTFKSLVQLRRSMNTGVVLFDCVEKTLDGIAEKIVAEMLKQKQIRPGDQEGVMKCLLQNRCQQADPESQALTDEVDLHRFSVKERKEESDHVEASMVLVGVLDFLEKPAVVFVRLKEAAALDSALEAPEPIRFVLVLIGPANAELDYHETGRAMAALMADKLFNQTASRAKSLRNLTEAVGDFMDCSIVIPPTEIQNEAMLTSIVNFQKKLLKDRVHSSEPVLESKPSQITFSSAPPPEDPLSRTGRPFGGMIRDIRRRYQYYKSDITDALNAQVLAAIIFIYFAALSPAITFGGLLADKVEDMMGVSELLISTSIQGIIFCFVAAQPVLVIGFSGPLLVFEEAFFAFCKSQEIEYIVGRVWVGVWLVIIVVVIVACEGSFLVRFISRFTQEIFSILISIIFIYETFAKLARIFKAHPLILNYDHLNASLENPWHPKVERAVMFDNETGNTTVIARTLMPAYPNTALLSMCLMLGCFFIAYFLRQFKNGTFLPGKVRRLLGDFGVPIAIFLMIVVDYSIGDTYTQKLVVPKGLMVSNPAKRGWLINPFGEHSPFPVWMMFACCVPALLVFILIFLESQITTLIVSKPERKMVKGSGFHFDLLILVGMGGISAIFGVPWLSAATVRSVTHANALTVMSKGTKPVIEKVLEQRVSGIVVALLVGLSILMEPILKLIPMAALFGIFLYMGVTSLNGIQLWDRMLLLLIPKKYHPNEPYATKVNTKRMHLFTVIQIVSLALLWIIKSSPASLALPFILILTIPLRMLMTGRLFTELEMKCLDADDAKVTFEEEPGQDVYWETQMPL; this comes from the exons ATGATGGACCACAAGGAGCAGAGCTACTGGCAGGAGACGGGGCGATGGGCGGCCAACGAGGAGAGCTTCGATCCACAGTCCGGCGTGTGGGCGTCCTCGCCCGTCTCGTACCTCACCTTCAAGAGTCTGGTCCAGTTGCGACGTTCCATGAACACTG GTGTGGTGCTTTTCGACTGTGTGGAGAAAACCTTGGATGGCATCGCAGAGAAGATTGTCGCTGAAATGCTTAAGCAGAAGCAGATCAGACCAGGAGACCAGGAGGGGGTCATGAAATGCCTGCTCCAGAACCGCTG CCAACAAGCCGATCCAGAGAGTCAAGCCCTGACGGACGAAGTGGACCTCCACAGGTTCTCCGTCAAGGAAAGG AAGGAAGAATCTGACCACGTCGAGGCTTCAATGGTGTTAGTAG GAGTTTTGGACTTCCTGGAAAAGCCAGCGGTCGTCTTTGTGCGTCTGAAGGAGGCGGCGGCGCTCGACTCGGCCTTGGAGGCTCCAGAGCCGATACGCTTCGTCTTGGTGCTGATCGGGCCCGCCAATGCCGAATTGGATTACCATGAAACCGGGCGAGCCATGGCGGCGCTCATGGCCGATAAA TTGTTCAACCAGACGGCGTCTCGGGCGAAAAGCCTACGAAACTTGACCGAAGCCGTCGGCGACTTCATGGACTGCAGCATTGTCATCCCGCCCACCGAGATCCAAAACGAAGCCATGCTCACTTCCATCGTCAACTTCCAGAAGAAATTGCTCAAGGATAGAGTCCACTCGTCGGAGCCCGTGTTGGAAAGCAAGCCGAGTCAGA TTACATTCTCTTCCGCACCACCGCCCGAAGACCCCCTGTCCCGCACGGGTCGACCGTTCGGCGGGATGATACGAGACATTCGAAGACGATACCAGTATTACAAGAGCGACATTACCGATGCTCTCAACGCTCAGGTCCTTGCTGCCATTATCTTCATCTACTTTGCAGCGCTCTCTCCCGCCATCACTTTTGGGGGCCTCCTAG CGGACAAGGTGGAGGATATGATGGGCGTCTCGGAGCTTCTCATCTCCACAAGCATCCAGGGGATTATCTTCTGTTTCGTTGCTGCCCAGCCTGTTCTTGTCATCGGCTTCTCCGGTCCTTTGTTAGTGTTTGAAGAGGCCTTCTTTGCT TTCTGCAAGTCCCAGGAGATCGAGTACATCGTCGGGCGAGTGTGGGTGGGCGTGTGGCTGGTGATCATCGTGGTGGTCATCGTAGCGTGCGAGGGAAGCTTCCTGGTGCGCTTCATCTCCCGCTTCACCCAGGAGATCTTCTCCATCCTCATCTCCATCATCTTCATCTACGAAACCTTCGCCAAGCTCGCCAGG ATCTTCAAGGCTCATCCGCTGATTCTGAATTACGATCATCTGAACGCATCTTTAGAAAACCCCTGGCACCCAAAAGTGGAACGGGCGGTCATGTTCGACAACGAGACAGGCAACACGACCGTTATCGCCCGAACTTTAATGCCAGCCTACCCTAACACGGCCCTGCTCTCCATGTGCCTCATGCTTGGCTGTTTCTTCATTGCATACTTCTTGCGCCAGTTCAAGAACGGAACATTTCTGCCGGGAAAG GTCAGACGTTTGTTAGGTGACTTTGGTGTGCCCATTGCCATTTTCCTCATGATTGTGGTGGACTACTCCATTGGAGACACCTACACTCAG AAACTGGTGGTCCCTAAAGGTCTGATGGTGTCGAATCCCGCCAAAAGAGGCTGGCTCATCAACCCATTTGGCGAGCACTCACCCTTCCCCGTATGGATGATGTTTGCGTGCTGCGTTCCGGCTTTGCTCGtcttcatcctcatcttctTGGAGTCTCAAATCACAAC CTTGATCGTGAGCAAACCCGAGAGGAAGATGGTCAAAGGCTCCGGCTTCCACTTTGACCTTCTGATTTTGGTGGGCATGGGCGGGATCAGCGCCATATTTGGCGTGCCGTGGCTGAGCGCCGCCACGGTGCGCTCTGTCACTCACGCCAACGCCCTCACCGTCATGAGCAAAGGAACCAAACCTGTGATCGAGAAAGTGCTGGAACAAAGGGTCAGCGGGATTGTTGTTGCCCTACTGGTTG gTCTGTCCATTTTAATGGAGCCCATCCTGAAATTGATTCCCATGGCAGCCTTGTTTGGGATCTTCCTCTACATGGGTGTCACATCACTCAACGGCATCCAGCTGTGGGATCGTATGCTGCTTCTGCTCATCCCCAAAAAATATCATCCCAACGAGCCATATGCGACCAAA GTGAACACCAAAAGAATGCACTTGTTCACAGTCATCCAGATCGTGAGCCTGGCTCTTCTGTGGATTATTAAATCCAGTCCGGCATCCCTTGCACTCCCATTCATACTCATCCTCACCATTCCCTTACGCATGCTCATGACTGGGCGTCTCTTCACCGAGCTGGAGATGAAATGT TTGGATGCTGATGACGCCAAAGTGACCTTTGAGGAGGAGCCGGGACAAGATGTGTACTGGGAAACTCAGATGCCATTGTAG
- the ngfrb gene encoding nerve growth factor receptor b, translated as MGRTYGTDMILIAILLGQMVAAAEEECLSGQYTTDRKCCKQCPPGEGVVKPCGATQPVCAPCLDSETFSENFSHTERCQPCTKCTGLFRMETPCTDANDATCVCNYGFYLNELSQRCEPCTKCPVGQGMLLSCESDHDTVCEECGGDTYSDQESSREPCIPCATCDEGEELQLQACTAVTDTVCQVQYPSVSPTPFTEPTYDDSPIEDPPSDGPTDSSATATTDGDSREPIYQNLNNKLIPVYCSVLAAVVVSVVAFIVFKRWNSCKQNKQQANNCTSNQNQTPSPEGEKLHSDSGISVDSQSLQEQLGQTQTHTVVTMDEEPCLLLPLHTRDKVEQLLFNGGEGDDGNMEDDWCNLAGLLGYEEERIAAFRQDQHPVRALLSDWASKDCASVDALCTALRKINRGDIAQSLALSPVAPKPTATSVV; from the exons ATGGGGAGGACTTACGGGACCGATATGATTTTAATCGCAATACTGCTTGGACAG ATGGTCGCCGCGGCCGAGGAAGAGTGCCTGTCGGGTCAGTACACCACCGACAGAAAATGCTGCAAACAGTGTCCGCCCGGCGAGGGTGTCGTCAAGCCGTGCGGAGCCACGCAACCAGTGTGCGCACCCTGCCTGGACA GCGAAACCTTCTCGGAAAACTTCAGCCACACCGAGCGATGCCAGCCTTGCACGAAATGCACGGGCCTCTTCCGCATGGAGACGCCGTGTACGGACGCCAACGACGCCACCTGCGTGTGCAACTACGGCTTCTACCTGAACGAGCTGTCGCAGAGGTGCGAGCCGTGCACCAAGTGCCCCGTGGGCCAGGGCATGCTGCTCAGCTGCGAGTCGGACCACGACACCGTTTGCGAGGAGTGCGGCGGCGACACGTACTCGGACCAGGAGAGCTCGCGGGAGCCCTGCATCCCTTGCGCCACCTGCGACGAGGGCGAGGAGCTGCAACTGCAGGCCTGCACGGCTGTCACCGATACCGTTTGTCAAG TGCAGTACCCGTCTGTGTCGCCAACGCCCTTCACCGAGCCCACCTACGATGACTCCCCAATAGAAGACCCCCCGTCGGACGGCCCGACAGACAGCAGCGCCACCGCCACCACTGACGGCGACTCCCGCGAGCCCATCTACCAGAATCTGAACAACAAGCTCATCCCCGTCTACTGCTCGGTCTTGGCGGCCGTGGTGGTCAGCGTGGTGGCCTTCATCGTCTTCAAGAG GTGGAACAGCTGCAAGCAGAACAAACAGCAGGCCAACAACTGCACGTCCAACCAGAACCAGACCCCGTCGCCCGAGGGCGAGAAACTGCACAGCGACAGCGGCATCTCGGTGGACAGCCAGAGTCTGCAGGAGCAGCTGGGCCAGACCCAAACACACACGG TGGTCACAATGGATGAGGAGCCCTGCCTGCTGCTGCCTCTGCACACCAGAGACAAGGTGGAGCAGCTGCTGTTCAACGGCGGCGAAGGGGACGACGGCAACATGGAGGACGACTGGTGCAATCTGGCGGGCCTCCTGGGCTACGAGGAGGAGCGCATCGCCGCCTTCCGCCAGGACCAGCACCCGGTGCGAGCGCTCCTGTCTGACTGGGCCAGCAAGGACTGCGCCAGCGTGGACGCGCTGTGCACGGCGCTGCGCAAGATCAACCGCGGCGACATCGCCCAGAGTTTGGCGCTCAGTCCCGTCGCCCCTAAACCCACCGCCACCTCCGTGGTCTAA
- the LOC133143086 gene encoding speckle-type POZ protein, protein MSRVPSPPPPAEMSSGPVAESWCYTQIKVVKFSYMWTINNFSFCREEMGEVIKSSTFSSGANDKLKWCLRVNPKGLDEESKDYLSLYLLLVSCPKAEVRAKFKFSILNAKGEETKAMESQRAYRFVQGKDWGFKKFIRRDFLLDEANGLLPDDKLTLFCEVSVVQDSVNISGQNTMNMVKVPDCRLADELGGLWENSRFTDCSLCVAGQEFQAHKAILAARSPVFSAMFEHEMEESKKNRVEINDVEPEVFKEMMCFIYTDKAPNLDKMADDLLAAADKYALERLKVMCEDALCTNLSVENAAEILILADLHSADQLKTQAVDYINYHAAEVMETAGWKSMVESHPHLVAEAYRSLASAQCPFLGPPRKRLKQS, encoded by the exons ATGTCAAGAGTCCCGAGTCCCCCTCCCCCGGCGGAAATGTCCAGCGGGCCTGTGGCTGAGAGCTGGTGCTACACGCAG ATCAAAGTAGTGAAGTTCTCGTACATGTGGACCATCAACAACTTCAGCTTCTGTCGTGAGGAGATGGGTGAGGTCATCAAGAGCTCCACCTTCTCCTCAGGGGCCAATGACAAGCTGAAGTG GTGTTTGCGTGTCAACCCCAAAGGCCTGGACGAGGAGAGTAAAGACTACTTGTCCCTCTACCTGCTGCTGGTCAGCTGTCCAAAGGCCGAGGTCCGAGCCAAGTTCAAGTTCTCCATTCTCAACGCCAAAGGCGAGGAGACCAAAGCCATGG AAAGCCAGCGAGCGTATCGCTTTGTGCAAGGGAAGGATTGGGGATTTAAAAAGTTCATCCGAAGAGACTTCCTCCTCGATGAAGCCAACGGTCTTCTGCCCGACGACAAGCTCACACTTTTTTGTGAG GTGAGCGTGGTGCAGGACTCGGTCAACATCTCGGGCCAGAACACCATGAACATGGTGAAAGTTCCCGACTGCCGACTAGCCGACGAGCTGGGCGGCTTGTGGGAGAACTCCCGCTTCACTGACTGTTCTCTGTGCGTGGCCGGCCAGGAGTTCCAGGCCCACAAAGCCATCCTGGCAG CACGCTCTCCTGTGTTCAGCGCTATGTTTGAACACGAGATGGAAGAGAGCAAAAAG AACCGCGTCGAAATCAACGACGTGGAGCCCGAGGTCTTCAAAGAGATGATGTGCTTCATTTACACTGACAAAGCCCCGAACCTTGACAAGATGGCCGACGACCTGCTCGCTGCAGCTGACAAG TACGCTTTGGAAAGATTGAAGGTCATGTGCGAGGACGCTCTGTGCACCAATCTGTCGGTGGAGAACGCAGCCGAGATCCTCATCCTGGCCGACCTGCACAGCGCCGACCAGCTCAAAACGCAGGCGGTCGACTACATCAACTA CCATGCCGCTGAGGTGATGGAGACAGCGGGCTGGAAGTCCATGGTGGAGTCCCATCCACACCTGGTGGCCGAAGCGTACCGCTCGCTGGCCTCGGCCCAGTGCCCTTTCCTCGGACCGCCGCGCAAACGCCTCAAACAGTCCTAA